tacagtacatttttatatatatcacACCCGTTacctattttatttaaaaaataaaaataaaaataaacaactctAAATGCAATGTTCTACTACAAAGTGACTTTCAGCATgaggattttttatttactgtgtaCATTTTGACTACTCTGGTATTGTGTGGCTTTTTAATTGCAGAAAACACCAAATACACTTCAAATAAAATCTTCTTTGTTTATATTGACATTCATGTATACATTAAATCatgtagaccaggggtgtcaaactcgttttttttgcgggccgcattgtagtcatagcttctttcggagggccattatgactgtcaacccaaataaatgtatgagcacctcacattatatacagtaaaagcgaCAGaaaaaactgacaaataactcgttttcaaatcagacgagtaaaaactggtcaaatatttcccaaaaaaagatattaaaagtgaagacaatttgcaattctagaaatgacacacaaatttgatgcacaatttgtcttcgcgggccacataaaatgatgtggcgggccgtatctagctcctgggccttgagtttgacacctgtgatgtaGACATTCAATATAGAGGGTTACCATTCTTATTATGTGGAAGGGTACGTCCACATCACATTTTATGCTACATATGTAAGCAAACCACAATGCCCTTTGGCTAAATAATGCAAATTCTATCTATTCAACATTCCGCCTTTAAAAGAAATAAGCATCAGACTATGCCTCATGGACATGCGAGTGTGTCTGAAGCATTAATGTGACAGCTCACTTCTCTTCATCCAACACAAATAATAGTAACTATGGTAACAACAAGGCAGATGGTCTTGtgatttgaagaagaaaaaaaaaaatcactcaatGTCGTCCTCACACACATCTGTAAACGTGCTCCAAAATGTTGTTTACCCGTACAAGCACAGTGCATACGCACTTTTGAGTGTACACCCGGCTGGTCCATTACTCAGAGGCTGTTTACTGGAAGATGTCTAATACTCGTGTGGCCTATGACTCAACCCACATGGCTCTCCTCTGTTGGCTCATCAAGATTCAGACATTTGGGTTCAACTGAACTCAGTGCTTTACACATCCACTCCAAGCATCCTCGCCTCTACTCATTAAGGTCGCGGAACAGCTCATTTTGTCCCATTGAATCAGCGTCAGCTCATTAATTACATCGACTCTTTATAGCACAATAAGATGGTTAATCGGGAGAGTATTGACGAGCTGTGTGCAATTAGCCCTGCGTAAATAACACGGGGGCAGCATGACCTGCTatgatttaaatgtattgaTCCTCATGCTCAGGTTTCATCCCAAGGGTGCATTTCTTtccagaaacacacacacacacagctaacTGATAGACTGCAGACATCAGGAGGCCACTTACTGatcatgtttttgtcatgttgtgtTACAGTCTTGTGAGTACAGCATGCAGCAAGAGACtttgatgttgaaacaaacaGCCACACTGGAGGAGATTAAGGCTTTCACTAATCAGGTACAAGAGGACCTGATTTTGTAACCTTTGCACAGCTCAAGCTCATGTTGCCGTCTGTATCAGCTccttgtattttttcattttctttcataaaaTCACAGACATCTGAAATTGATTGCATCACAtctaaaatgtatattttttatcgaTAACAAGCGCGACCAGTCATCAGAGTGCTGCTCTATGATGCATTTGGTTTGCTGTAAATGtcgtcatttttattttattttatttgattttattttattttattttattttattaacacATGGGCAACGATAGCCATTGTGTAGAGATTCTGGAGTTGACAGGGTCATAGTTTTGATTCCCGCTgcagacaaaatgtaaaaatggcaACTAGTTAGAGAGATGCCAGTCTGCTTGCTGGCTAATGTCAAAGTCCTCCAGCTCAAGTGGTGTCACTCTGAGGGCTCTGTTTTCGTAAACAGTGTAAATCCTGCATGGCATCTGGTGTGGTGTGTCTAGGCGAGCAGGTGGATTAGACCCCGTGTTTGTAATTTTGCAAAGCGGTGGATCTGAGAGAGGGTGGGCTGCACCACTGTGGGAGTGGTCCCAGCCAATCATCAGAAATCAAAGCAGTTCTCCTCATTCCCTTTTTGCACACACTCAACAGTGGCCGTCCCCCACTCCCAATCATTCACGTTACGATTAATGTGATAAGAGATGTATTGTTGATCAATTAATTTATCCTTGCGCCCCTACACATTTCCTTTATTGTAaccttcctcctccatctgtgtgtctgtaGCTTAATCAGGAGGCCCTGAAAGAGCACGAAGACAAAATGAGGTCTCTACCAGCAGAGGTGATGGAGGCTGTCAACGCCTGTGTGGGCGTCCACTTCCCTGAACTTATCGACAAGGCGACCACCAATAGAGCAGAAGGGTCAAACGTCTACGGAGATGTTTTTCTAGGCTAGATGAATTTTGCTTCCTAAATCTTGATCATTCGGTTCTGAAAATTCAATGACAGTCAGGTTTCATTTTATGGTGGATTGCAGTTAGTATATGTGTGAGACATACCATTTTGCTTAGATTAATTAATACTGTACGTATGTATTAACATAATACATAATacaaatttacaattttgcaTTGCATAGTATTTAAGATCTTATCAATGGTTTATTTTAGAGGATATGAATGACTTATCCAGTTGTACAATGAAGCAAAACGTATTGTCAGAGAGGGAAGTCAGCAACTGGACTGCACACAATGAGCAATTGTCACACTTTAATATGACACCTTATGAAAATCTCCAAGAGCGCAAAGAATCCATGCGGGACTAATAGCAAAACTTTTGTGGACACAGAGCTGCTAAAAGTCAATCCATAATACAGACACGTGATTTGTACCCACTCATGCACAGCTTCATACATGGGACATTAAAATAAGGGGCACAAAGCAATGTCCTCATCAGAGAGAGCCACTTATTTCTTCAAGTGTTGACAAGCACCagcatgcatttattaatgaaCACAGATTTCTCTCTGACTCACCATCCAACGCAATCTGGCCTCTTccctcacttcctgttttttttttctttttcatttatctGTACGTTCTTCGCAATCAATGAATTGACTGGCATTTAAAATTGGATGAAAGACGGGCGACAGCTTGTGCCTGAGAGTCCCGCCACCTCTTGCACAACACAGATGATCTGTGAGTTTCTCCAGTGCGAATGTTTCGAGAAACAGATCAAACCCGACGACACTTGACTGCACCAATACTGGGAGGAAGCCAAAAATAAAGAAgctaggtttttttttcttcttaataaATTATAGAGCAGCTGAAAAAGCAGACATTCCGAATGCCGAACTGACTGCATCAAGAATAGCATTGTATGTAAATTTAGAAAGAAATTGACCGgaatgaaaatgagaatgaatACTCAATGGACGTTTCACAGGAAGTGATTCATTCCCATTatgcacaaaaaataaatggggaAAAAGTACATCAAACCCAAGTCATGATCATTTGTAGCAAATCAGAAGAGCACTTTTGAAAccaacaaacaataaaatggtGTGAAACATTATCAGGGATGGCAACACAATACGACTAAAAACAATTTATGCCAATCCTGTACAGAATTCTTGTGGCGCAAGGAAAACTGCATCTTTTGTCTCATGCTCTACTCCGCACAATGTTACAAATCACCTCCCGGAGCGCGCAACACTACGATGGGCCaaaagaaaccaaaaaaagACTCGCTTCTTGGTTAGATAATCACATATGACATGACTTTGAAGTAGCAGTGTATTTGTTCCTCTTGTGTGATCTGTGAAGATCCACAAGAGGTGGAGAAGTCATGCTCTTGAGTCCATCTTGCCATGAAGAGGATGCCATCTAGGATGAATACTAAGAAGCACCCACACCTCCCACACACCCTCCGCCTGCTCAAACTCTTCTAATCGCAagctgtttgtgtgcatgtgcatgaatctgtgcatgtgtgaaatTCTTCATCCAATGCCATTGAACGTTTTACATGTGatttgctttaaaaacaaaaagtttcaCTTGTAAGTTGCAGTAGAGTGATTCATTCTGTCTTTACAGTACTTTCATTTGGGTAcaggtctattttttttcaacactaAATATGGTAGTACAATTAAGCTCAGAGTCAAAAACGATCCCCGTGTTCTTTAATTATTGCGACGGTTTGAATTCTAATCATTTTTGGTAAcagtttctttgttttgccttCAGGACCAATTATTAAAAGCTGATGGAGCTGCAGGAGATTCACTGCCATTCTCGATTTAGTACCTAAAATACAGTTAAGattgtctctgtgtgtcttCTGCATCGTAGACGCTGATTACATTGCCAAAGGGAAGAGGCACATGCAAATTAAACAGCTTGGGACTTCAAATAGACCCTTGAGGCATCccacatttaatttaatttcactCAATTCAGAATAGCctgttggaaaataaaataatcagtaTATGTCATAATTGAGGTTGTAAAATTAGGTTAGTGTGCTGATTAATGACCATTATTTGACTACAGTTACTGTAGCAGTTAAAACTTGAAACACACCATTCATTTCCCCAccatcacatttgttttgcattttctctATGACACAGCAGATGACAGGTGGGTGTGAGCTGGCTCATCGTGACAGCACCCACGATGACACCATGCGTTTATGTTATGCACTTAAAGCAGATGACTCAACCTCTACCTCTTTGTGGAGTTAAGTCTGATATTTAAACATAATGCTTTTACAAAGCTTCATCGTCTGTGCTCAGAGTGAAGCTCTCAAATTTATCAGTGTGTGAGCATTTGGAGGTTGGAAGCGGAGAATGTcagagcgtgtgtgtgggagagAATGGATAAGCGTGGGCCACAGGGCTGgctgtttattttaaaagatgTGAACTTCCTCCTGGAAGCGTAGTGGAGAGGTTTTGTCCTCAGGTGCGCTTTGACTTGTGTGATATTTTGTATCCTGTTATATGAATTTGGGCCAGGAATCAAACAATGTAAgaaagttattattattattattattattataagtaTCTGAAAGCGATATTTGGGGAGATGTCCAAGTACTTTAATGGGAAATTAAtgtggacatttttaaaataataaaattaacacTGACTGAGACTGCAAGAATCAGAGTGGAAAGTGGGAGAAGAtgaacaatatttatttatttttcatcagtCCCTATCCACTCGAGTTGCTTTTGTCGTGGTGTTGCCTCTGTGCAGCTGACCTTTACATCAGGTGCAACTGAGCATCAGACATCGCTGCTCACCGCGGCtgtaaacaaaatacatttgttatCCATTTGCACAATTTATTGAGCTGTCAGAGCTGAGAGGGCCCGCAAGGCCGCAAATAGACCCCACCAGCTGGGAGATGGAACGGAACTTTTGGAGCCCTTCCATTTCCCCCGCATCATTGCAGGAAGGGAATTTCCATCAGACCAGACAGATTGCAGAGGGGGAACACAGGTGGTACACTGGTAACAACACTGTGgcaaagaaatttgttttttggattaaattaattaaattgagCCAGTACATAGCCACCACAAACCTTTTAAGAATTTTATTATCCtgcttacatttttaaaattatagAGTGATTCTGATGAGGGCAACAAAGGGAGCTAATGGGTTCATATTTTTGATCAACTAGTCcttataatataattatttgcATGAAGTTAGTGAACTGTATCACCCAACTCTATTTTGATGGACATCCAACTCTGTGACCACCACCACACATTAGGCAAGCAGCTAATTCTGTCTTGTGGacaattttcttcttctgagtACTGATATTAACCCCACCACCATTTTACCCTCTCTTCTCAAAAACAGCAGCCTACTGTTTAGCATCAGGTTGTCACAGAAGCTAATTGATGAGAACGGAGGCAGCAGGCCCACTGAGGGCTCCGCCTCATATACTGGATCTCTTTCTGTGTGTGACATCAGGATCTTCAGCTGCATCCTCAATTAAATTGTCACATGTCCCTTCTCTGCTGGTGTAACCAAGCATTATTTTTATAGTATAAATAAATTCTAGTATCAGTTTTGTAAAATTGTACTAATTTATTCATCACAGTCTattgtcacgactcgtccccggtcAGTCCATTGTGTGTACATTTTGTCGtagtttctgtctgtgtgctcgcccctcccctcctgtgtgcccatgatcagtgtaATCACCCTCACCTACTTCTCGTTgcatgtcttgtatttaaatcctgtctgcgtgtcactcttGTCGGATTGTTGATGTCTTCTTGTCTCTTTGTCAGTGTCGTTTCTATTAGCCAGTCTGTCAGTTAAATTATATCGGTGGGACTCTTTCACTAACTAATGCAATTTCAAATTCCTCCAGGGAGTCTGAATGAATCTTGATAAATCTTGATACAGCTAAGATGAATTTTACGTGGTTGCTGGCTTTCCCAAAATACTAATAGGCACAATCAACATATTGTAACCATGTATTTGGATGTTTGGCTCTATCACAAACATTTCCAATTCCATCATTTAATACTTTTCGTAGAAAACGCAGCTGCTCAAAGGACAACAACAACTGTTGTCGCTCGGCAATTGAGAAGGAACAACAATGCCACATTTTGAGAGTGATGAATTCCAGGAAAGAGACAATTTCCAGGTTTGAAAGTGGAGATGAATCAGATTGATTGTACTTCAACTGGCAATTGAGATCTGGGGATGAAAAGTGCAACCTGCTTTGAATCAAGAGTATTAAATCTATCTATTACTCTTGAGTTTTCTCAGTTAGACATAAGATGAACCGTTCCATGGAGGACAAGGGGCAAGTTCAGTCAATGCTAGGAAATCTTAGTTCCAATGAACCCGATCCCTCAGGTAATGCAAAACTAATCTTGTTTAATCCCAAGTGACAGAAGCCGAGCTTTGAGTTGCCAAGAGACACTTGTCCActaatattcatttttatttttttttagatttccaTTATCAAGTTTTCATTCCTCGGTGAACATTGACGCATGTTGATTTTGTAGCCCTGAGTGTGCGGTGTCCCCTGTGACTTATTACGGGATGCAGATAGCACCTGAACTTGACAGAGACTCTAATTTCAAATCAAGCATTCAGAGTACCTCCTGCCTGGTTTGACTGAGCAATGAATGAAAGATCAGGTATTTACCATGGTGTCTCCGATTTAATGCATGCGTCTGTCCAATTAGTAAATCTCACGGCACCTAACCAAccacatttcattcatttgtgctgtcccatttttttgtgttagtGGATGGAATGATTTCTATGACAGAGATTCCTAACCAGGGTGCCATGGCACCCGAGTATGCCGCGAGGGATCGTCTAAGGTTCCATGGGAAAATTATCcaatttgaattcatttgtcagaaagttattcatttattatcaattatatgtttttattcatctttttatgcTTATGACATATAGTTACGGGCAGAAATATTAAGTGCTTTCCCATTAGGTGATGCTAAATTAGACTAGAAGGGCTAACAAATCTGCCtttgcaatttatttatttatttatttaacttttatagatgtattattattattaaagttattattaaaaggggaagtttgcattttatttaaaacttCCATTTTGTTAACTGTTAATATAATCtgacagtaataaataacaatcCCATTGGGACTTTATTTCATTGGCTTTGAATTGTACATCTCTAAAAGCACTGATGGATACCACATTCAAAAAGCAAGtatggtaaaaaaacaaacaatacttTTGCTTTCCATTTGGAAGAGCTCttaaattttgatttattgactTTTCCCTCCAGTTTTCCATTATagcaaaatggaaatgatttttttgacCTCCTATTAAAAACACAATCCGTTTTTTGTCCTTGAGTTATTCTTCTTTTCAAACAGCACCTATTTTTCTCCAGGCAGAGAGTGTTGTGGCAGAATGGATGCTGCCACTGCATAATGGTCCTCAGACATTTGTTTCCTTGGCAACGTTGGGAGAGCATGTGTGGAGAGGGAGGTATAAAAACCGACAGCCCTTCTCCGAGTCTTACCACTCGCCCTGTCCAAGGGGAGATTTGGAGAACTTGTACGCACTCCCAGTTGGCGATCTTTCCGCTCGCTCGTGAGGACTTAGGTATTGCAGAATGATGCGACCCAAAGATTTACGCCAAGGCTCCGGCACCAAGACCTTCCTTGATGCCATGCACGGTGGCAAAGTTCACCTTGCGCGTTTCATTTTGGATGCCCTGGACGGACGGATCATCAACTCCAAGACCGAAAACAGCCGCACTCCGTTAATTTACGCCGTATGTCTACAAGAAGCCGGGACCAGAGCCAAGTTCGCCCGGCTCCTGCTGGAAAAAGGGGCCGATGTCAACTGCCAGGATGAAGAAGGTCGAACGGCTCTGAGTCATGCCTGTGAGTTGGGTCACCTAGACGTGGTCAAGATTCTTGTTCAGTTCAATGCCGATCCAGATATCTCCGACGTGTGGGGTAACAGTGCTATAATGTATGCTGCCTTTTCTGGGCACAGTCCGGTGCTTGAGTTTCTGGTCCGGGCTTTCAAAAGACTTGGACTGAAAATGGACAGAATGAATAACGCCGGACATACAGCCATCGAAGTGGCTGACTTCTTTGGACACAATCACTGTGTGCAGATTTTAAACTTTCAGTGCAGACGGAGTGTGGTCGCAGATGATCCGCTTGATCCGGGAAATGTTGGCGATGGTGAGCTGCCCAACAGACTCCCCAGGCATGTCTTGGAAAAGTTCTCCAAACAGGTCAACAGCAAAGAAGAGCAATTACCAGGGCTACTTCAGAAGCAGACGAAGATCGGGGACAACAGCGGATTGTGGAACCGCTTTACATGTCCCAAAACCCAGAGTCATGAACAGAACCATCGCCACAAGTGTTCCCTGCCATCTCAGAAAAGCCAAACCGATGGAGATCAGAGTCTTTCCTTCACGGCCAAACAACTCCAAAACTCCCAGATTCCCGATCTAAGGCGGACGAGAACGCTCAACTCGCCAACTGAAGCTAACCCAAAAGAAGTCAAAGAAGAAACTAGAGCCCAAGAGAAAGCACCGCAACGATTTCCTCCCTGCGGGAAGGCAAAGTCCTTCAACCTGGACCTTCTGAGCATCAGGAAACAGTCCTACCAAGGAGACGCGCACGACTTGAGCCTGTCAGctaacaaattcaaaagagCCTCCCTGCAGGATGACCGATGTCTCCTAGACAAGATGGAATCTCAGGGAAACTCCCGGTTGCTGGCAAGCGATCCAGAAAAAACAGTTCCAAAAGCTCCTTTGAGCATCAAGTGTCAGATGGCGAAAGCCCTCGAGGAGAAGTCAAAGACAGATGAGCTGCAGAAGAAGGCAAGTTTTTCACACACtggcaaacacaacaaaataatgttCAGCCGGGCGGGGACGGAGGCGGGGAAGATGCCCGGCCGCGGCCCGGGGTTCATGGGCCTCGGAACGAGACTGTTCCGTCGATTCACCGCACCTGAGTTCATGAGGATGGTCACAGACTGTTCTTCGGGCTCGTCCAACAGCAGAGGACGGATGTCACGCTCCGAGACCttccctctctctcacacGCACCAGCAGGTCAACAGTCAGCCCAGCGTGGATAGCATCAGCGGAGTCAAATGCGAGTTTGAAAGCTCCTCATCTCAGTCGGCGCTCGATTAGGAGGACAGAAGGAGTGACACTTTTACGCCGCTTGCTTGCTGATAATAAGAACACGTTTTGGTTTTTTGGGTCTTTCCAGTGTTCCTGATTGAAACCTGCTCTAGACTGCaagatttgatttttattatagGTACAATCATTGGCTACTTtattagatttaaaaaaatgtgtgctttGATTGTCATTATCAGGGAATTATATTTTTGCTCGTATGCTTACTTTAATTGGGAAGTTATCATAAAAATCCTTCCAGGTACATTTAGAGCAGTGCGCTTCGATGAATTTTCACTGAAGATGATGATTATTTatagtgtaaaaataaaggtATTTGATATTGCTTCTGCATTTATAAGAAGTctctgatatttttttttttttgccaaattgtATTCAGTGACTGTGCTGTATGATTCACGCTGAATAAACACCAGCCCTTTCAACCACCTCGTCTTActgtgtgcgtgagtgagcGATGAATCACGGATCTTCCATATGCGtcatttatttggtttgtACAAAAACGAAAATCAAGTGTCATTCTTTTTCATCAATGATCGGCACACATAGAAGTACAGGAGTCAAAGACGAGTGTATGTGCAAAGTGTGTCTCAGCAGGTGGGCGTCTCGCAGCATCACATGccaagcgtgtgtgtgcttctACTAGAAAAATCAAACATCTTGAGGATCAAAACACAAGTTAGATTTCAACTGTTTccctaaaaaaatgtctgtaaCGGTACAAATGGGCTTATTTGTTCGCTGAGATGCCCTCACCCGTACATCCATGTGCtcgcaaacacacatgcacacaccgATAGCTACACGCTCGCATTTCTGTAAAGAAACTTGAATGACTTTAACATATTTTGCAGTCGTAAGGACCTACCGGAATTTTATGACTATTATCTGCTTATATTGAGGTCCATAAGTAGCAATAGAAACCTAACTTCATATCATACAAACAACCCACCTGTTGGAAATTAAGAACACGTGTGGAAAAGAGGAGATTTTCCAGTGAGCCCACAATAGCAGCATGGCTTTCATCTAACCACTTGTTATGCTAATAACAGAGGATGCTCTTTCACGTTCTCGTTTGGTACATATTCAAGCATTCACTTCAGGCCAGGTGTGCCTCCGTTTGGCCATGCAAAGAGTCTCTCGTCACTGTCAGCTAAGATTCGAATCACGACTGTGCAGAGGTAAACCAGTTGGACAACCGCTCCTACTTGATGGCCGTTATAAAAATAGAGTTTATCTTTTGCAGTAGTGTATGACATATTGTTCTGATATGAGCACCATCTTGCATGTGTCGAAGCCCACAGACTATCACAAGAAACCAATCAGTGTTTTTGACTGAGTTGAGTGATTGCATGCTGCCTTGAATTCACTCCTAAAGTGCTTCTCACATGCCCCAAAAGACCATGCGGTGTCTTACGACCCAACTTCGACATTGTCGCTCACGTGGCGACATTGGGCTGCGTCGATGTAG
Above is a genomic segment from Syngnathus acus chromosome 22, fSynAcu1.2, whole genome shotgun sequence containing:
- the LOC119116327 gene encoding uveal autoantigen with coiled-coil domains and ankyrin repeats protein; its protein translation is MMRPKDLRQGSGTKTFLDAMHGGKVHLARFILDALDGRIINSKTENSRTPLIYAVCLQEAGTRAKFARLLLEKGADVNCQDEEGRTALSHACELGHLDVVKILVQFNADPDISDVWGNSAIMYAAFSGHSPVLEFLVRAFKRLGLKMDRMNNAGHTAIEVADFFGHNHCVQILNFQCRRSVVADDPLDPGNVGDGELPNRLPRHVLEKFSKQVNSKEEQLPGLLQKQTKIGDNSGLWNRFTCPKTQSHEQNHRHKCSLPSQKSQTDGDQSLSFTAKQLQNSQIPDLRRTRTLNSPTEANPKEVKEETRAQEKAPQRFPPCGKAKSFNLDLLSIRKQSYQGDAHDLSLSANKFKRASLQDDRCLLDKMESQGNSRLLASDPEKTVPKAPLSIKCQMAKALEEKSKTDELQKKASFSHTGKHNKIMFSRAGTEAGKMPGRGPGFMGLGTRLFRRFTAPEFMRMVTDCSSGSSNSRGRMSRSETFPLSHTHQQVNSQPSVDSISGVKCEFESSSSQSALD